A single region of the Cyclopterus lumpus isolate fCycLum1 chromosome 16, fCycLum1.pri, whole genome shotgun sequence genome encodes:
- the chd4b gene encoding chromodomain-helicase-DNA-binding protein 4 isoform X1 — protein sequence MSGSEDEREDFGAADEPSLLHGEEDELADAVSDVEEAPKTKKKKKAKKSSRESRSSKRQRPVREELPVSSPEHLIGVQAADRDAEEGGVRSASEGSDYAPGKKKKKRSSNAKDKKKGSAAAEKGASSSSKSRRKDPEPEDDDDDDDDCQPKSSTQLLETWGMKDIDHVFTQEDYSSLTNYKAFSQFVRPLIAAKNPKIAVSKMMTLMMAKWREFSTNNPLKGSATANAALAAANVAAAVENMVVAGTDGGPETSAAASPAPAPAIAPTPAAAPAPPLRKAKTKEGKGPNARKKSKPASKPALKPKPKKVAPLKIKLGSLNSKRKRSSSDEDEPEVESDIEDGSFSVSDGSNRSNRPKKKPKSAKKKKKVETEDGDGYETDHQDYCEVCQQGGEIILCDTCPRAYHMVCLDPDMEKAPEGKWSCPHCEKEGIQWEARDELSEVEGEEEEDRRDEGVEEEDDHHIEFCRVCKDGGELLCCDTCPSSYHIHCLNPPLPEIPNGEWICPRCKCPHMKGKVQKLITWRWGEPPAPTPVPRPADLPADASDPQPLAGRREREFFVKWCNMSYWHCSWVLELQLELNCQVMFRNYQRKTDMDEPPPVDFGGEGDENKSTKRKNKDPLFIHMEAEFYRYGIKMEWMMIHRIINHTVDKKNNIHYLIKWRDLAYDQATWECEDMDIPEFDTYKQTYWNHRELMMGDEGRPLKKLKKTVKIKKAERPPANPVVDPTIKFDRQPDYLESTGGTLHPYQLEGLNWLRFSWAQATDTILADEMGLGKTVQTAVFLYSLYKEGHSKGPFLVSAPLSTIINWEREFEMWAPDMYVVTYVGDKDSRAVIRENEFSFEGNAIRGGKKASKMKKDSTVKFHVLLTSYELITIDQAVLGSIEWACLVVDEAHRLKNNQSKFFRILNNYPLQHKLLLTGTPLQNNLEELFHLLNFLTPVRFNNLEGFLEEFADIAKEDQIKKLHDMLGPHMLRRLKADVFKHMPSKTELIVRVELSPMQKKYYKFILTRNFDALNTRGGGNQVSLLNVVMDLKKCCNHPYLFPAAATEAPKLPNGMYEGNALTKSSGKLTLLQKMMRKLKNGGHRVLVFSQMTKMLDLLEDFLENEGYKYERIDGGVTGSLRQEAIDRFNAPGAPQFAFLLSTRAGGLGINLASADTVVIYDSDWNPHNDIQAFSRAHRIGQNRKVMIYRFVTKASVEERITQVAKKKMMLTHLVVRPGLGSKTGSMSKQELDDILKFGTEELFKYELGEGDNKEDDSSVIHYDDHAIDGLLDRNRDATDDTELQSMNEYLSSFKVAQYVVKDEEDEEEEVEREVIKQEESVDPDYWEKLLRHHYEQQQEDLARNLGKGKRTRKPVNYNDGSQEDRGIRQDWQEDQSDNQSDYSVASEEGDEDFDERAEANARRPSRKGLRNDRDKPLPPLLARVGGNIEVLGFNARQRKAFLNAVMRYGMPPQDAFTNQWLVRDLRGKSEKEFKAYVSLFMRHLCEPGADGAETFADGVPREGLSRQHVLTRIGVMSLIRKKVQEFEHVNGQWSMPWMAELEENKRAAALAAGEDPKTPSTGTPADTQPNTPVPEDLSKSEDKEDMKKEVEDGKGAKKKDDPEIIEIPDESEKSPVLEKKEEVVDSAALGKEEKETAKGNDEGKDKEADDTSKEKEEKDKASETEKETPAEVKGEVLESKMDSEEVKSKAEEGKDEKMDSSLSPEEKKEQKEEKDAVKTDESVKLQNGENAKEGAAAAAPVVNVSEEKKKATKQRFMFNIADGGFTELHSLWQNEERAATVTKKTFEIWHRRHDYWLLAGIIQHGYARWQDVQNDVRFAILNEPFKGEMSRGNFLEIKNKFLARRFKLLEQALVIEEQLRRAAYLNMTEDPAHPSMALNTRFSEVECLAESHQHLSKESMSGNKPANAVLHKVLKQLEELLSDMKADVTRLPATIARIPPVAVRLQMSERNILSRLASRGPDLTVQNQTSQQTQGPR from the exons GAGTTGCCAGTCAGCTCCCCAGAGCACCTGATTGGAGTACAAGCAGCAGATAGAGATGCAGAAGAGGGAGGTGTGCGGTCAGCGAGTGAAGGAAGTGATTATGCCcccgggaagaagaagaagaaacgttCCAGCAATGCCAAAGATAAGAAGAAGGGAAGTGCGGCAGCAGAGAAAGGAGCCTCATCCAGCTCAAAGAGCAGACGTAAAGATCCAGAAccagaagatgatgatgacgatgacgacgatTGCCAG CCTAAAAGCTCCACCCAGCTGTTGGAGACCTGGGGCATGAAAGACATTGACCACGTCTTTACTCAGGAAGACTACAGCTCCCTCACCAACTACAAGGCCTTCAGCCAGTTCGTCAG GCCTTTAATTGCAGCTAAGAACCCCAAAATCGCTGTGTCCAAGATGATGACCTTAATGATGGCTAAATGGAGAGAATTCAGCACCAACAACCCTCTCAAG GGATCCGCCACTGCCAATGCAGCCCTAGCAGCTGCCAATGTGGCTGCAGCTGTGGAGAACATGGTGGTGGCAGGAACAGACGGAGGGCCAGAGACCAGTGCGGCCgcttcacctgctcctgctccgGCCATTGCTCCGACACCTGCTGCAGCGCCGGCACCTCCACTCCGCAAGGCCAAAACCAAAGAGGGGAAAG GTCCCAATGCTCGCAAGAAGTCAAAGCCCGCATCTAAGCCTGCGCTGAAGCCCAAACCTAAGAAGGTGGCTCCACTAAAAATCAAACTAGGCAGCCTCAACAGCAAGAGGAAGCGCTCTTCA AGCGACGAAGATGAACCCGAGGTAGAGAGTGACATTGAAGACGGGAGTTTCTCGGTGTCGGATGGCTCCAACCGCAGCAACCGTCCTAAGAAGAAACCCAAGAGTgcgaagaaaaagaagaaag TGGAAACGGAGGACGGCGATGGCTACGAGACAGACCACCAGGACTACTGTGAGGTGTGCCAGCAGGGAGGAGAGATCATTTTGTGTGACACCTGTCCCCGAGCTTATCACATGGTCTGCCTGGACCCTGACATGGAAAAGGCCCCTGAGGGCAAGTGGAGCTGCCCACACTGT gagaaggaggggaTCCAGTGGGAGGCCAGAGATGAGCTCTCTGAGGTcgaaggggaggaagaagaagacaggagggatgaaggggtggaggaggaagacgaccaCCACATTGAGTTCTGCCGGGTGTGCAAGGACGGAGGGGAGCTGCTTTGCTGTGACACCTGCCCCTCCTCCTACCACATCCACTGCCTCAACCCTCCTCTCCCTGAAATTCCCAATGGAGAATGGATCTGCCCCCGCTGCAAG TGTCCACATATGAAGGGCAAGGTCCAGAAGTTAATAACATGGCGGTGGGGGGAGCCGCCGGCCCCCACGCCTGTCCCTCGACCTGCTGATCTCCCTGCTGATGCTTCTGATCCCCAGCCGCTGGCAGGCCGCAGGGAAAGGGAGTTCTTTGTCAAATGGTGCAACATGTCTTACTGGCACTGCTCCTGGGTGCTGGAGCTACAG TTGGAGCTTAACTGCCAGGTGATGTTCCGCAACTACCAGAGGAAGACCGACATGGACGAGCCGCCGCCTGTGGATTttggtggtgagggtgatgaaaacaaaagcaccaagaggaagaacaaggaTCCTCTATTTATCCACATGGAGGCAGAGTTTTACCGCTATGGAATCAAAATGGAGTGGATGATGATCCACCGCATCATCAACCACAC TGTTGATAAAAAGAACAACATACATTACTTGATCAAATGGAGAGATCTGGCCTATGACCAGGCAACCTGGGAGTGTGAAGACATGGACATCCCAGAGTTTGATACCTACAAACAGACATACTGGAATCACAG AGAGTTGATGATGGGTGATGAGGGCAGACCTCTTAAGAAGCTGAAGAAGACAGTCAAAATCAAGAAGGCAGAGCGTCCCCCTGCTAATCCAGTTGTGGAT CCTACCATCAAGTTTGATCGTCAGCCTGACTACCTGGAGAGCACTGGAGGCACCCTGCATCCATACCAGCTGGAGGGGCTCAACTGGCTGAGGTTCTCTTGGGCTCAGGCCACAGACACAATCCTGGCCGATGAGATGGGTTTAGGAAAGACCGTACAGACTGCAGTCTTCCTCTACTCATTGTACAAGGAG GGTCACTCCAAAGGTCCCTTCCTGGTTAGTGCTCCCCTTTCCACCATCATTAACTGGGAGAGGGAGTTTGAGATGTGGGCCCCTGACATGTACGTGGTGACATACGTAGGGGATAAAGACAGCAGGGCTGTCATCAGGGAGAACGAGTTCTCCTTTGAGGGAAATGCCATCCGAGGTGGGAAAAAAGCTTCCAAGATGAAG AAAGATTCAACAGTCAAGTTCCACGTCCTGCTGACATCTTATGAGTTGATTACCATCGACCAGGCTGTGCTGGGCTCCATTGAATGGGCCTGTCTGGTAGTGGACGAGGCTCACAGGCTCAAAAACAACCAGTCTAAG ttcttCCGGATTTTGAACAACTATCCGCTGCAACACAAGCTGCTGCTTACTGGCACTCCTCTTCAGAACAACCTGGAGGAGCTCTTCCACTTGCTCAACTTCTTGACGCCAGTGAGATTCAA CAACCTGGAAGGGTTCTTGGAGGAGTTTGCAGACATTGCCAAAGAGGACCAGATCAAGAAGCTCCATGACATGCTGGGACCACACATGCTCAGAAGGCTGAAGGCTGATGTTTTCAAACACATGCCTTCAAAGACTGAGCTCATTGTTAGAGTGGAGCTGAGCCCCATGCAGAA GAAATACTACAAGTTCATCCTAACACGTAACTTTGATGCCCTGAACACTCGTGGAGGAGGAAACCAAGTGTCTCTGCTCAACGTGGTGATGGACCTGAAAAAGTGCTGCAATCACCCCTACCTCTTTCCTGCAGCTGCCACA GAGGCACCAAAACTTCCGAATGGCATGTATGAGGGCAATGCTCTGACCAAGTCTTCAGGCAAACTGACGCTGCTCCAGAAGATGATGAGGAAGCTGAAGAACGGAGGCCACAGGGTTTTGGTCTTCTCCCAGATGACTAAAATGCTGGACCTGCTGGAGGACTTCCTGGAGAACGAAGGATACAAATATGAGAGAATTGATGGCGGAGTTACCGGCAGCTTAAGACAGGAGGCCATTGACCGCTTTAATG CTCCGGGTGCTCCCCAGTTTgctttcctcctctctaccaGAGCTGGGGGTTTGGGCATTAATCTTGCTTCTGCTGACACCGTCGTCATCTACGACTCTGACTGGAACCCTCACAATGACATCCAG GCGTTCAGCAGAGCTCACCGTATTGGCCAGAACAGGAAAGTGATGATTTATCGCTTCGTTACCAAAGcttctgtggaggagaggatcaCGCAG GTcgcaaagaagaagatgatgctCACTCACCTGGTGGTGCGACCCGGTCTCGGCTCCAAGACGGGCTCCATGTCCAAACAGGAGCTCGACGACATCCTCAAGTTTGGAACTGAAGAGTTGTTTAAGTATGAACTTGGAGAGG GGGACAACAAGGAGGACGACAGCAGTGTGATCCACTACGACGACCACGCAATTGACGGCTTGCTAGACAGGAACCGGGATGCTACAGATGACACTGAGCTCCAGAGCATGAACGAATACCTCAGCTCCTTCAAAGTGGCCCAGTATGTGGtcaaagatgaagaagatgag gaggaggaagtggaaagaGAAGTGATCAAGCAGGAGGAAAGTGTCGATCCTGACTACTGGGAGAAGCTGCTGCGTCACCActacgagcagcagcaggaagaccTGGCCCGAAATCTAGGCAAAGGCAAAAGAACTCGAAAGCCAGTCAACTACAATGACGGCTCCCAGGAGGACCGAGGTATAAGACAAG ACTGGCAGGAGGATCAGTCGGACAACCAGTCTGATTACTCGGTGGCCTCGGAGGAGGGCGACGAGGACTTTGATGAACGGGCTGAAG CAAATGCCCGCAGACCGAGCCGCAAAGGGCTGAGGAACGATCGGGACAAACCTCTGCCTCCATTGTTGGCCCGAGTGGGCGGGAACATCGAG GTTTTGGGCTTCAATGCTCGGCAGAGGAAGGCTTTCCTAAATGCAGTGATGCGTTATGGGATGCCTCCCCAGGATGCTTTCACCAACCAGTGGCTCGTCAGGGACCTCCGTGGGAAGTCTGAGAAAGAATTCAA GGCCTATGTGTCTTTGTTCATGCGTCACCTTTGTGAGCCGGGGGCAGACGGCGCTGAGACCTTTGCAGACGGCGTCCCACGTGAGGGTCTGTCAAGGCAGCATGTGCTCACCCGTATTGGTGTGATGTCACTGATAAGGAAAAAG GTGCAGGAGTTTGAGCATGTGAACGGTCAGTGGTCGATGCCCTGGATGGCCGAGCTGGAGGAGAACAAAAGGGCCGCAGCTTTGGCTGCAGGTGAAGACCCAAAGACTCCTTCTACTGGGACCCCAGCAGACACACAGCCCAACACTCCTGtgccag AAGATTTGTCTAAATCAGAGGATAAGGAAGACATGAAGAAGGAGGTTGAGGATGGCAAAGGAGCCAAAAAGAAGGATGATCCAGAA ATTATCGAAATCCCAGATGAGTCTGAAAAATCCCCCGTTCtcgaaaagaaagaagaggtgGTAGACTCCGCTGCCCtagggaaggaggagaaggagacggcAAAAGGAAATGATGAAGGCAAGGACAAGGAGGCGGATGATACAAgcaaggagaaagaagagaaggacaAGGCTTCAGAGACGGAGAAGGAAACTCCTGCTGAGGTCAAGGGAGAAGTTTTGGAGAGCAAGATGGATTCAGAGGAGGTCAAGTCTAAAG CTGAGGAAGGaaaagatgagaagatggaCAGCAGTTTGTCtccagaggagaagaaag agcaaaaagaggagaaggacgcTGTAAAAACAGACGAGTCTGTCAAACTGCAGAACGGAGAGAACGCCAaagaaggagcagcagctgctgcgcCGGTGGTTAATGTCagcgaggagaagaagaaagccaCCAAGCAGAGGTTCATGTTCAACATTGCTGACGGAGGATTCACAG AGCTTCACTCTCTGTGGCAGAATGAAGAGCGGGCGGCCACCGTCACCAAGAAGACTTTTGAGATTTGGCACCGTCGCCATGACTACTGGCTGCTGGCTGGAATCATACA ACACGGCTACGCTCGTTGGCAGGATGTGCAAAATGATGTGAGGTTTGCCATCCTCAATGAGCCCTTCAAAGGGGAGATGAGCAGAGGAAACTTCCTGGAGATCAAGAACAAGTTTCTGGCCCGGAGGTTCAAG TTACTGGAGCAGGCGTTGGTGATTGAGGAGCAGTTGCGCAGGGCGGCTTACTTGAACATGACAGAGGACCCAGCCCACCCCTCCATGGCCCTCAACACTCGCTTCAGTGAGGTGGAGTGCCTCGCAGAGTCCCACCAGCACCTCAGCAAGGAGTCCATGTCTGGAAACAAACCTGCCAATGCAGTTCTGCATAAAg TTCTCAAACAGCTTGAGGAACTGCTGAGTGACATGAAGGCCGACGTGACGCGTCTCCCGGCAACCATCGCCAGGATACCCCCCGTCGCCGTTCGGCTGCAAATGTCCGAGAGGAACATCCTCAGCCGACTGGCCAGCCGGGGCCCCGACCTCACCGTTCAGAACCAGACCTCGCAGCAGACGCAGGGGCCGCGTTGA